The nucleotide sequence AAGCCGACCTGCTAAATCATATTCAAAAACTGAGCGAAGAACGACACCAGTCTCGCTAGTGCGTCATGACAGAGGTGGAGCCACGCTGCCACCGAAAGCGCTGGCCCGGCCCTTGCTATATGGATTCCCAGGTGACCGATGTCACCAGTTTCTGGGGGGAAACATTATGATCTGGCGGGGAATCACTTCATTACTTGGAATGTCTCTATTAATGTCTGCACCGGCAGCCTTGGCCCAAACGCCACCAGGCATCCGCATTCACAGCATTCAGGCAATTGGTACTGGATGTCCGGCAGGCACTTACAACGCCACGATTTCTCCGGATGCGCAGACGTTCTCTTTGCTTCTGGACAATTTTATCGCTGAATCCACCATGCAACGCCCGATCGTTCGCCTGAACTGCGAACTGAAGGTGAACTTCCAGGTGCCTGCGGGATGGACTTTCGCGGTGACCTCCGCTGACTATCGCGGCTTTGCTTACGCCGAAGCCGGCACGATGGTGACTCACCAGGCGCTTTATTCTTTCGATGGCAGCAAGCCCCGCAACGAACGCCCGGGCTATGAAAACGGTGGCACTTACAACTTCCGCGCACAGGAATTCCGCGGACCTTACAACGACACTTACTATATCCGTCATCAGGTCGACAGCCGTGTCGCTCCGTGGGCGGCATGTAACGCCAACTCCATTCAATCATTGTACATCACTACTTATCTGATGGCCCGCAACCTGAACCTGTCGTCCCTGCTGACCGCCCAGATCACTCTGGACAGCATCGACGGTCAGGTTCAGTCACAAAGATACCAACTGGCCTGGAAGACGTGCCGACCAAGTAATGGTGGCGTCAATCAGCCACCAGGACGTGATCCGGGACCGGGTCGACCGAACAATCCTGGCAGACCGCCGCGTTTCCCATAATTAAAATTCAAAACCAAATTAACGAACTAACAATGTCATAATCACAAGGGGGATTTATGAAAGGTAAACTATTGATCGCAATCGCGGGGATGATCTCTGCAATGAGTCTGCAAGCCAACGCTCAGGAAATTCGCCTGGGTCAACCAGCCTACGGTGGAACCGGCTGTCCTGCGGGAAGCGCCAGTGTCACTGTGAGTCCGGATGCTTCTGCACTCAGCATCCTGTTTGATAACTATGTGGCGGAAGCCGGCAGTGGCCGATCCATGGATCGCAAATCCTGTAACATCTCTGTCCCAGTGACAGTGCCAAGTGGTTACAGCGTGGCAGTCATCCAGGTCGATTACCGTGGATTCAACTTCGTGCCTCGTGGTGGTATGTCACGCTTTGATGCGGAATACTTCTGGGCTGGTGCGCGTGGTCCAAGAATCAGCCGCACGTTCATGGGTCCGGTGAACGACAGTTACACTATTTCTGACGGTCTGATTGCCAGCACTATGGTTTGGACGCCGTGCGGAGCCAACGTGAACTTGCGTGTCAACACATCCATGATGGCTAAATCCAACGCCCGTGGCGAACAAACCCTGGCAACAGTGGACAGCGCCGACATCAGCTCCGGCCTGATCTACCACTTGCAATGGAGACGTTGCCGCTAGTTTCTTAAGAACCCCAATTGGGCTCCTGCAGAGCTGCTAAAAGTAGATGTCATTGGCGATAAAATACGCTAGGATCGGCTTTTAAAAGCGAACCAGGAGCCCTACCCCATGTCCAAATCAGCTCATCACTCTGCCACTCTTCAAGTCCGTCAAGCCCTGTGGGCTCTGCAAAAAGAAGTATTGAATTCTCTGAAAGAGCAATTCGACCGCGAAGTGGGCTATCAAGCCGCTCCGACAGAATGGTTCCAGGTTTTGATGACCGCAGAACGCTACTTGTGGCTGCGCGAACTGACCTCCCTGATGGCCGATATCGATATCCTGACCGAACTGGAACACGTTTCTGAAGAAGACGCCGGTGTGGCTCGCGCGGAAATCGAAAAACTTTTGATTAATCACGTTGAAGAAGGTTTCGGAAAACAGTACCGGGATCTGTTGATGTCCGGTGTAGGTTTGCTGCCACTGCATTCACAACTGAAAGCAGATCTACAACATTTGCCAGAAACCAAAATTGAAAAGCATCAGACAGTGCATCACCGAAAAAACTGGCAGGAAGCTCACCGCCAGCAGTCCCGCAAGAAACGCAACTAGCCTTTCACGCACAGCACCTGCTTTAGCACCGCCACCACATCGACCAGATCCGTTTGATTTTTCATCACCTGGTCGATGTCCTTGTAAGCGCTGGGAATCTCATCAATGACCCCGGCGTCCTTACGACACTCCACCCCCGCAGTTTGTTTTTGCAAGTCCGCCAGACTGAAACGACGTTTGGCTTCCGAGCGTGACATGCGCCGACCCGCCCCGTGCGAACAGGAATCAAAAGATTCGGCACTGCCCTTACCCCTGACGATGTAAGATCGGGCCCCCATCGAACCGGGAATGATGCCCAGATCCCCTTGCCTTGCGCGCACGGCCCCTTTGCGGGTGACCAGAACGTCTTCACCATAATGAACCTCGCGCGTGGCATAGTTGTGGTGACAATTGACCTTCAGGGAATACGGCAGCGGCGCCCCTTTTTTCCCGACGTGATGGGAAATCACCTCCATCACCCGGCGAAGCATCTCTTCGCGGTTTTCCAGAGCATAACTTTGTGCCCACTCCAGATCGCGCATGTAATTTTCGTATTCCGTGGTTCCTTCAAGGTAATAAGCCAGATCCGGATCGGGCAACTTCACCGCCAGCTTTGCGATTTCGCCTTTGGCTTCGCGGATGTGTTCTTCGGCCAGACTTTTACCAACGTTGCGGGAACCGGAATGCAGCATCACCCACACGGCACCTTCTTCGTCGGTGCAGATTTCAATAAAGTGATTGCCTCCACCCAGACTTCCCAGTTGGTGAGCGGCGCGGTCTTTTAAGCGCAACAATGAAACGGACTCAGGCATGTTCTTCCAGCCCTTCCAGTTTTGCACTTCCTGGGTCAGCTTTTTGTTGGATTCATGCCCCAACGGAATCACACGTTCAATTCCGGCACGCAGGCGATCCAGATCATGCAGCACCAATTCCGGATTCACATTCAGACGAGCGGCAATCATACCGCAACCAATATCCACACCCACAGCCGCCGGGATCACCGCGCCCTTGGTGGCGATCACGCTTCCGACTGTGGCTCCAATTCCCAGATGCACATCAGGCATTGCAGCCACGTGTTTGAATACAAATGGCAACGACGCCACATTCTGAAGTTGCTTCAGTGCTTGTGACTCGACTTCGGATTCCGGGGACCAGATTTTCACTGGAACGTGAGCAGACTTGATATTCGACAGGACTGGCATATAGCTCTTCCTCCACCGATGTTTGATCTGTGATAAGATTAACACATGTCGCAGCTGTTTTTTTTGATTATTTTTTTACTGCTGCCACTGGCGCAGCCCTGCTGGTCTTCACAAATTCCATTAAGAATTGTGACCGAGCACTGGCCTCCTATTACCTATGAAAAATCGGGTGCCGCCGAAGGCATGGCTGTGGATCTGGCGCGCATGATTCAAAAATCAGCGTCGCTCACACAAAGTATTGAAGTTCTGCCCTGGCCGCGGGCTTATCACCTTGCCGTGAATCAGCCGGACGTTCTGCTGTTCACGGTGGTCCGCAATCCCGAACGCGAAAAACTTTTCACGCTGATTGGTCCCATTGCCAACGGTGAAATCGCCATTTATGTGCGAGGCACCTATGACCTTGGCAAAGTGACCCTGCAATCCCTGAAAAAAGAACTGCGCATCGCCACTCATCGGGGCACGGCTTTTCATAATATTCTGGAACAAGAGGGCTTTCGCAACATCGTTCCGGTGAATTCATCGGTTAACGCCGTAAAAATGCTGATGACGGGCCGGGTGGATGCCATCTGTGATGATGAACTGGCGGTCGCCGAACTTTTCCGCCGCGCGGGATACACTTCCAGCCCCTTCGTCAAAGTTCTGTCACTAAGTCACAGCTCGTTGTACTTTGCCTTTTCGCGGGGGACTGCACCTTTGACGATCACAAAATGGAAAACGGCCTTTGAGGAAATCAAACGCACCGGTCAGTTTGATCACCTTTACAAAAAATGGTTCTTAAATCTGAAGGCACCTGCGGGAGTTCATATTTCACTGCCTCCCCCACACCCGGTTCTTAAACTTGTTGAAAGGCCTGCAAAAACACCTCGAGTGGCTGAGCTCCTGAAATTCCAGCCTCCCGATTTAAAATAACAAACGGCACACCACTGATTCCCAGCGCATACGCTTCATCAATCAGCGCAGCCACTTCATTGAAACCCTGATCGCTCTGCAGGAAGGTCAACACGTCAGCCTTGTCATAACCCACTCGCGCCATCACACCTGCCAAAACTTCACGCTGGGACAGATCCAGGGCCTCGGCATAGTAAGCCTGGTAAATTTCATTGGTGACCGCGACCTGATTGTTTCGGGTGCCCGCCCACCAGATCAGACGATGGCAGTCCATCGTGTTGATCTGCACCTGCATTTTATCAAAATGAAGTTCCGCGCCTGCTGCCGCCGCTGCTTGAACGACTCTTTGTTCTGCCATTTGAAAACGTTCGCTATTGCCAAACTTGGCCGCCAGATACGCCGCACGCGAAACACCTTCTGCCGGAGTGCCAGGATCCAGTTGAAACGGAAGAACACTCACATCAAAGTCATACTCATCTTTGACAGACTCCATGGCCTTGAACAGTGTTGTTTTTCCGACATAACACCATGGACAAACAATATCGACCACCAGCTCAAGTTTGATTTTCTTTTTCATAAGGCACCTCAGCAGTAGTATACTGAGTTTCATGAGTCTGCGCCAACATATCGACGAAGTTCTGCGAATTCAGCCGATGCCATCTCCATGGCCTCGCATGTTCGTTTGTGCTTTTGCGACAGCCTTTCCCCTGGTGGTCGGCATGATGATGGGACAACTGCCCGTGGCGATCTTTGGTTCGCTGATGGGGTTCCTGCTGCCCCTGAATGATCATCTGGGGACCTTGGGGCATCGTCTGTGGACGATCACGCTTACCTTTGTGATGATGGCGGCAGGGCTTTCCCTGGGAATACTGACTCACAAACACAACGCTCTTTTCATTCCGACGCTGTTGGGTCTGGTGTACTGGCTGGGCCTGATGGGCGGAGGCAAAGGGGCAGAGCTTGAGCGGGCCTTGTTGTTTTCAATCTTTCAGGTTCTGGCCGGAGCCTATGCCGGTGATCTGCAAAAATATTTTGTGCCGATCGTAAGTTATGCTTTCCTGGGTTATCTATGCGTTTTTGTTTCATTGGCCATCTTGGTGTTTCTGCGCCGACACAAGCCCAACCCTTTTGCACGACTTCGCACCACGCTGAAAGAATCCATGACGACAGAAAAGTCGCGGCATCTGTACGCCACGGGCTATGCTCTGGCGATCCTGCTGAGTTTGATTGCCGTGGATGTGTTGAAGGTGGATCACGGATACTGGGCCGTCGGCACGGTATTGATTATTATGCGCCCGGAAATCAAACAAAGTGTTTATCGCAGCATTCAGCGTTTCCTGGGAACATTGGTGGGTGTGGTTGTGGCTGATGTCATCATCTATGCCGAGCCGCCTTTGTGGATGGCAATTCTGATTCTGGCTCTGGTCAGTTTCTGGGGACCATGGTCCATCATCCGCAGCTACTGGCTGGGTTCGGCGGTGATGGCCGTAATGCTTTTGCTGATTCTGGACATGCCCAATCTGGAAAGGGGTGATTTGCACACCCCGATGATTCGCCTGACAGCCACGGGCATCGGCTGCCTGCTGGCGCTGGTGGGCATCCTGCTGGTGAACCCGCAGGTGCTTTTCCGACGCCGCAGTTAGTGCTTCTTACCGACGTATTTCGGATTCAGCAGATTTTCCATTGAAAACAACTCATCCAGCTGGGCTTGAGTCACCACTCCGCGCTCCAAGGCCACTTCAGCCACATTGCGACCGGTTTCTGCGCAAATTTTCCCAATGCGATCGCCCTCATCGTGACCAATAATCGGATCCAGATAAGTGACGATACCGATGCTGTTCATCACGTAATCGCGGCAGCGTTCTGCATTCGCGGTGATGCCCTTCACACATTTGTGCTCTAGCGTTTCACAGGCATTTCTTAAAAGATCCAATGATTCAAACAAACTGGAGGCGATGACTGGCTCCATCACGTTCAGCTGCAGTTGTCCTGCTTCCGCGGCCAGCGTGATTGCCAGATCATTGCCGATGATTTTAAAGCTGACCTGATTCACCACTTCCGGAATCACCGGATTTACTTTGGCCGGCATGATGGAAGATCCCGCCTGCATTTCTGGCAGGTTGATTTCCTTCAAGCCCGTGCGCGGACCGGAACTAAGCAAACGCAAGTCATTGCAGATTTTAGACAGCTTCACTGCCGTGCGCTTCAAAGCGCCAGAGATGATGATGTAAGCTCCACAGTCACTGGTGGCTTCGATGTAGTCTTCAGACTGCACAAACGAATGGCCCGTGACTTCAGCCAGTTTTTGCACGGCCAAAGAGGCATAACCCGGAGGCGTGTTAATACCCGTACCAATAGCCGTCGCACCCAGGTTCACTTCAAGCATGAATTTCTGAACTGTGCGGGTCAGACGACCGTCTTCCTTCAGCAACGTTGCAAAGGCGTTGAATTCCTGTCCCAGGGACATCGGAACCGCATCCTGCAACTGCGTGCGGCCCATTTTCAAAACGCCCTGGAATTCTTTGCCTTTTTTCTCGAAAGCCAAAGCCAATGAATCCAAAGCCGCCAAAGTGCCATTCAGGTGTTCATACAGCGCCACACGAAAAGCCGTCGGATAAGCATCGTTGGTGGATTGGCATTTGTTGACGTGATCATTTGGATTGATCACTGCATAGTTGCCTTTTTGCAGACCGCGCTTTTCCAAAGCGATATTGGCAATGACTTCGTTCGCATTCATGTTGATGGAAGTCCCCGCCCCACCCTGATACACGTCTGAAGGGAACTGCTGACCCCATTTTTTAGGATCTTGCAAAACAAGGTTACAGGCTTCAACCAGGGATTTGGAAACATCCGCCGGGATTGTGCCCAGTTCACCATTGGCCAAAGCGCAGGCTTTCTTCACCAGCGCCAGACCACGCACGAAACTTTGATTGCCCCCTACCGGGACACCAGAAATCTGAAAGTTCTCCATCGCACGCACGGTATGAATTCCGTAATAAGCTTCCGCAGGGACTTTCTTTTCACCCAGCAAATCTTTTTCTACGCGGAACTTTTCCATCACAAACTCCAAGTCTATTTTCTATTGTCCAATTTCAAAACTTCACCGTGCAT is from Bdellovibrio bacteriovorus str. Tiberius and encodes:
- a CDS encoding DUF4360 domain-containing protein → MIWRGITSLLGMSLLMSAPAALAQTPPGIRIHSIQAIGTGCPAGTYNATISPDAQTFSLLLDNFIAESTMQRPIVRLNCELKVNFQVPAGWTFAVTSADYRGFAYAEAGTMVTHQALYSFDGSKPRNERPGYENGGTYNFRAQEFRGPYNDTYYIRHQVDSRVAPWAACNANSIQSLYITTYLMARNLNLSSLLTAQITLDSIDGQVQSQRYQLAWKTCRPSNGGVNQPPGRDPGPGRPNNPGRPPRFP
- a CDS encoding RtcB family protein, with the protein product MPVLSNIKSAHVPVKIWSPESEVESQALKQLQNVASLPFVFKHVAAMPDVHLGIGATVGSVIATKGAVIPAAVGVDIGCGMIAARLNVNPELVLHDLDRLRAGIERVIPLGHESNKKLTQEVQNWKGWKNMPESVSLLRLKDRAAHQLGSLGGGNHFIEICTDEEGAVWVMLHSGSRNVGKSLAEEHIREAKGEIAKLAVKLPDPDLAYYLEGTTEYENYMRDLEWAQSYALENREEMLRRVMEVISHHVGKKGAPLPYSLKVNCHHNYATREVHYGEDVLVTRKGAVRARQGDLGIIPGSMGARSYIVRGKGSAESFDSCSHGAGRRMSRSEAKRRFSLADLQKQTAGVECRKDAGVIDEIPSAYKDIDQVMKNQTDLVDVVAVLKQVLCVKG
- a CDS encoding FUSC family protein, which produces MSLRQHIDEVLRIQPMPSPWPRMFVCAFATAFPLVVGMMMGQLPVAIFGSLMGFLLPLNDHLGTLGHRLWTITLTFVMMAAGLSLGILTHKHNALFIPTLLGLVYWLGLMGGGKGAELERALLFSIFQVLAGAYAGDLQKYFVPIVSYAFLGYLCVFVSLAILVFLRRHKPNPFARLRTTLKESMTTEKSRHLYATGYALAILLSLIAVDVLKVDHGYWAVGTVLIIMRPEIKQSVYRSIQRFLGTLVGVVVADVIIYAEPPLWMAILILALVSFWGPWSIIRSYWLGSAVMAVMLLLILDMPNLERGDLHTPMIRLTATGIGCLLALVGILLVNPQVLFRRRS
- a CDS encoding DUF4360 domain-containing protein, with protein sequence MKGKLLIAIAGMISAMSLQANAQEIRLGQPAYGGTGCPAGSASVTVSPDASALSILFDNYVAEAGSGRSMDRKSCNISVPVTVPSGYSVAVIQVDYRGFNFVPRGGMSRFDAEYFWAGARGPRISRTFMGPVNDSYTISDGLIASTMVWTPCGANVNLRVNTSMMAKSNARGEQTLATVDSADISSGLIYHLQWRRCR
- a CDS encoding DsbA family oxidoreductase → MKKKIKLELVVDIVCPWCYVGKTTLFKAMESVKDEYDFDVSVLPFQLDPGTPAEGVSRAAYLAAKFGNSERFQMAEQRVVQAAAAAGAELHFDKMQVQINTMDCHRLIWWAGTRNNQVAVTNEIYQAYYAEALDLSQREVLAGVMARVGYDKADVLTFLQSDQGFNEVAALIDEAYALGISGVPFVILNREAGISGAQPLEVFLQAFQQV
- the aspA gene encoding aspartate ammonia-lyase — its product is MEKFRVEKDLLGEKKVPAEAYYGIHTVRAMENFQISGVPVGGNQSFVRGLALVKKACALANGELGTIPADVSKSLVEACNLVLQDPKKWGQQFPSDVYQGGAGTSINMNANEVIANIALEKRGLQKGNYAVINPNDHVNKCQSTNDAYPTAFRVALYEHLNGTLAALDSLALAFEKKGKEFQGVLKMGRTQLQDAVPMSLGQEFNAFATLLKEDGRLTRTVQKFMLEVNLGATAIGTGINTPPGYASLAVQKLAEVTGHSFVQSEDYIEATSDCGAYIIISGALKRTAVKLSKICNDLRLLSSGPRTGLKEINLPEMQAGSSIMPAKVNPVIPEVVNQVSFKIIGNDLAITLAAEAGQLQLNVMEPVIASSLFESLDLLRNACETLEHKCVKGITANAERCRDYVMNSIGIVTYLDPIIGHDEGDRIGKICAETGRNVAEVALERGVVTQAQLDELFSMENLLNPKYVGKKH
- a CDS encoding substrate-binding periplasmic protein; this translates as MSQLFFLIIFLLLPLAQPCWSSQIPLRIVTEHWPPITYEKSGAAEGMAVDLARMIQKSASLTQSIEVLPWPRAYHLAVNQPDVLLFTVVRNPEREKLFTLIGPIANGEIAIYVRGTYDLGKVTLQSLKKELRIATHRGTAFHNILEQEGFRNIVPVNSSVNAVKMLMTGRVDAICDDELAVAELFRRAGYTSSPFVKVLSLSHSSLYFAFSRGTAPLTITKWKTAFEEIKRTGQFDHLYKKWFLNLKAPAGVHISLPPPHPVLKLVERPAKTPRVAELLKFQPPDLK